One Parafrankia irregularis DNA window includes the following coding sequences:
- a CDS encoding sensor histidine kinase encodes MVSARGTAHSARLLALHTGLLGSLLAMDFWVAVGYGTTGLPDAASEIGVGVWFAGAGLVIWRIRPRSGHGAWTLGLGYLVLVGNPHDFAPSAELPGYAFFTVVGAGLTMFQYAVSAHILLGYPTGRVHGRAARGVVAGAFALAAVGGPLLLVTRTVDHTTCVFWCYDSPIQLVADRGLYLALRRCSLVAWVVLATAVLALLALRVARSTARERRILGFALGAFAGTVAMFAGFEVATVVAGTGSVPETIFYYGHTWAAAAALVVPFFAGLLSERLAFAAVGDLVRRLERVPAHQIEAELGRTLRDRTLRLAFPVEAFPAAAFSTHRLPVDVLTTDVLTTDVLTADVLTTGAPDTEALTTGALPTDEGEEGLVDVAGERYTVPTDGSRAVTVMGSPPIAVMIHDPALVEHRELLHAAGAAARLALENARLHARIQHQLVEVKASRQRIAAAADTERRRLERDLHDGAQQRLLGIGFTLAVLRGQVGSPAGRQLLDELDNELRLAVRELRDLGQGIRPAVLTDAGLAVALAALARRAPVRATADVQVPERLDPMIEATAYYLVSEALQNVAKHAPGAQARIRAERVADRLVVEVGDDGPGGATPRSGGGLRGLADRVDTVGGHLIVISPPGEGTCLRAELPCG; translated from the coding sequence ATGGTGTCCGCACGCGGGACAGCACACTCCGCCCGGCTCCTTGCTCTGCATACCGGGCTACTCGGTTCGCTGCTGGCGATGGATTTCTGGGTGGCGGTGGGTTACGGAACGACAGGGCTTCCCGATGCCGCCTCGGAGATCGGCGTGGGTGTGTGGTTCGCCGGAGCTGGTCTCGTGATCTGGCGGATCCGTCCCCGTAGCGGCCACGGGGCCTGGACACTCGGCCTGGGCTACCTCGTCCTGGTGGGAAATCCGCACGACTTCGCGCCGTCGGCGGAGCTTCCTGGCTACGCCTTTTTCACGGTTGTCGGCGCCGGGCTCACGATGTTCCAGTACGCGGTGTCCGCGCACATACTGCTCGGCTATCCCACGGGCCGGGTCCATGGCCGGGCCGCACGCGGCGTTGTCGCCGGCGCGTTCGCGCTCGCGGCCGTCGGTGGGCCGCTGCTGCTCGTCACCCGCACCGTGGATCACACGACCTGTGTCTTCTGGTGCTATGACAGTCCGATCCAGCTCGTCGCGGATCGTGGACTCTATCTCGCGCTCAGACGGTGCTCGCTGGTCGCCTGGGTCGTGCTGGCCACCGCGGTGCTGGCCCTGCTCGCCCTGAGGGTCGCCCGGTCCACGGCCCGGGAACGGCGGATCCTCGGGTTCGCCCTCGGAGCCTTTGCCGGCACTGTCGCGATGTTCGCCGGATTCGAGGTCGCCACGGTCGTCGCCGGTACCGGTTCCGTCCCGGAAACGATCTTCTACTACGGCCACACCTGGGCGGCCGCCGCCGCGCTGGTCGTGCCCTTCTTCGCCGGCCTGCTCAGCGAGCGTCTCGCGTTCGCCGCCGTCGGTGATCTGGTCCGTCGGCTGGAACGGGTGCCGGCCCACCAGATCGAGGCCGAGCTCGGACGGACGCTGCGCGACCGCACTCTGCGGTTGGCCTTTCCCGTCGAGGCCTTCCCTGCGGCTGCCTTCTCCACCCACCGCCTCCCCGTCGATGTCCTGACCACCGATGTCCTGACCACCGATGTCCTGACCGCCGATGTTCTGACCACCGGTGCCCCGGACACCGAGGCCCTGACCACGGGTGCCCTTCCTACCGATGAGGGAGAGGAAGGGCTCGTCGACGTGGCAGGTGAGCGGTACACCGTACCCACGGACGGGTCGCGGGCGGTCACCGTGATGGGTTCCCCGCCGATTGCGGTGATGATCCATGACCCCGCCCTCGTGGAGCACCGGGAGCTCCTGCATGCCGCCGGAGCCGCCGCACGGTTGGCGTTGGAGAACGCCCGCCTGCACGCACGCATCCAGCACCAGCTCGTCGAGGTGAAGGCCTCCCGGCAGCGCATCGCCGCGGCCGCGGACACCGAGCGTCGGCGGCTGGAACGCGACCTGCACGACGGCGCCCAGCAACGCCTGCTCGGTATCGGCTTCACCCTGGCGGTGTTACGCGGCCAGGTCGGCTCGCCCGCCGGGCGCCAGCTCCTCGACGAGCTCGACAACGAGCTGCGCCTCGCTGTGCGGGAGCTGCGTGACCTCGGCCAGGGCATCCGTCCGGCGGTGCTCACCGACGCCGGGCTGGCGGTGGCGCTGGCCGCGCTCGCGCGACGCGCGCCGGTGCGTGCCACTGCCGACGTCCAGGTTCCCGAACGCCTCGATCCGATGATCGAGGCGACCGCCTACTACCTCGTCAGCGAGGCGCTGCAGAACGTCGCCAAACACGCCCCCGGCGCCCAGGCGCGGATTCGCGCCGAGCGGGTAGCGGACCGGCTGGTCGTGGAGGTGGGCGACGACGGCCCGGGGGGTGCCACCCCTCGGTCTGGAGGCGGGCTGCGCGGACTGGCCGATCGGGTCGACACGGTCGGCGGTCATCTGATCGTCATCTCGCCGCCGGGTGAGGGTACCTGCCTGCGAGCGGAGCTGCCGTGCGGGTGA
- a CDS encoding lipase family protein, translating to MAGLLALLVATGCADGTTGRTSAVTGDSPRTAASASPPSYRGPIAAPAGDAFYTWPGPLPTGRPGDILWSRQIAPTGPLAGLGVDLHQVLYLSTDAAGRPDAVSGSVLLPTGPARANAPLVGFATGTHGLGDTCAPSKGIAAGTDDWLDYFVAAARQGWAVAATDYEGLGTPGTHTYSVGRSEGHAVIDAVRAARRLPDAGPPSDGPVAFWGYSQGGGAAAWAGELSPVYAPELHTVAVAAGGVPADLSKVSEGVDGAEWSGANIMSGIGLDAAYPELHLADHVTATIRDELDQLKKSCSKELIPKFAGKKLAEALTSDLLHDPRWQQRLSENSLGGSAPAAPILLFHGGQDTVVDLGQARDLARAYCADGAEVTWREYAGDDHEAASYRLEDATAFLADRFAGRPATSTC from the coding sequence GTGGCAGGCCTCCTCGCCCTCCTGGTGGCCACCGGCTGCGCGGACGGCACGACCGGTCGGACATCTGCCGTGACCGGCGACTCCCCGCGTACGGCGGCGTCAGCGTCGCCGCCGTCGTACCGCGGCCCCATCGCGGCACCAGCAGGCGACGCTTTCTACACCTGGCCGGGACCGCTCCCCACAGGTCGCCCCGGTGACATCCTGTGGTCGCGGCAGATCGCTCCGACCGGCCCGCTCGCCGGGCTCGGCGTCGACCTCCACCAGGTTCTGTACCTGTCCACGGACGCCGCGGGCCGACCGGACGCCGTCTCGGGCTCGGTCCTGCTGCCCACCGGGCCGGCACGCGCGAACGCGCCGCTGGTCGGATTCGCCACCGGCACCCACGGCCTCGGTGACACCTGCGCACCATCGAAGGGCATCGCTGCCGGTACCGACGACTGGCTCGACTACTTCGTCGCCGCGGCCCGCCAAGGCTGGGCTGTCGCGGCCACCGACTACGAGGGCCTCGGAACCCCTGGCACCCACACCTACAGCGTCGGACGTTCCGAAGGGCACGCGGTCATCGACGCGGTCCGCGCGGCACGCCGCCTACCCGACGCCGGACCGCCCTCGGACGGCCCGGTCGCGTTCTGGGGCTACTCCCAGGGCGGCGGCGCTGCCGCCTGGGCCGGGGAGCTCTCACCGGTCTACGCCCCCGAGTTGCACACTGTCGCAGTGGCGGCCGGTGGCGTCCCAGCTGACCTCAGCAAGGTCAGCGAGGGGGTCGATGGCGCCGAGTGGTCCGGAGCGAACATCATGTCGGGCATCGGCCTCGACGCCGCCTACCCGGAGCTACACCTCGCCGATCACGTCACCGCCACGATCCGAGATGAGCTGGACCAGCTGAAGAAGTCCTGCTCAAAGGAGCTGATCCCGAAGTTCGCCGGGAAGAAGCTGGCCGAAGCTCTCACCTCCGATCTACTGCACGACCCCCGGTGGCAGCAGCGACTTTCCGAGAACTCGCTGGGCGGCTCGGCACCGGCCGCGCCCATACTGCTCTTCCATGGCGGGCAGGACACTGTCGTCGATCTCGGGCAGGCCCGCGACCTGGCTCGCGCCTACTGCGCGGATGGAGCAGAGGTGACCTGGCGTGAGTACGCGGGCGACGACCACGAGGCCGCCTCGTACCGCCTCGAGGATGCGACCGCCTTCCTCGCCGACCGCTTCGCCGGGCGGCCCGCGACATCCACCTGTTGA